The DNA sequence TGTCGACGACCGTGAAGACGCCTGGGGCGATGCCTATAACATAGTCCACGACGCCTTCATCATCTAAGATACCCCCTGCCTCCTTACCTTTGAAGATCTTGCCTAGCTCTTCAACCCTAGCTGTGGGGCCGTGCATCCCTCTCACGTCGGGCGTTAACCCGGTGGCGTTTGAAAGCACCGTCATCTCCACCATGGTCTTAGTTCCGTCTACGAATGAGACGAGTATGGCGGGGTTTAAGCCGCGGGCCTCCGCCTCGCTTTTAAGGGTTTCGGGTGTGGCGTATCTGTTTAAGGGATTATTCTTTCCTTTCCCTGCGGCGATCACCTTAAACCCTAGGGAGGCGAATGGTTCGTATAGATAGTGCATTATGGTGCCGGGCTCGTCCCCTAAGTCGCCTGAATATACAACTCCAGCTGTTGACGCTAGCTTCGATAGTATTGGACCGATCGTCGCGTCAGCCTCGGCATTCATCATCACAAAGTTCTTCCTGTTCGTTATCGCCGTGTAGCCCAGTTGGGCGCCGACCTCGACTTCACCAGTAGCATCTATGATCACATCTATACCAGGGATCTCGACCAGATTTGAGGCTTTAGCCGTTAGGGCCACGACACCTTTGTCTATCGCTTTAGAAAGCTCTGCTGGATCATCAGAGCACTCTACAAGGCCTCCATGATATCCAAGCTCCCTTAGGGCAGCGTAGGCCCTTGGAAGCTCCTTCTCCGCCACCGCCACTAATTTAACACCCTTGGTGGCGCTCGCCTGATGTATTATAGCCTTGCCCATCTTTCCTGCTCCTACGAGGCCTACCCTGATGAAGGCCTTAGCGGAATCCCTCTCCTCCAAAGCCTGTATGAAGCCTACCATATTGTTCATCATCCCTTGAGATGGGGATATCCCCCATGATAATAGCTCATACGATTGAGTAGGTATTAACATGACCTATATTTATAGTATGGTAATTTTTTAAAAATTATGAGGAATTTTACGGCGCCGTATGATGGAGGCTTCTAAAAGTTAGATTTTACAGGAGAATTTAAGGTTATATTTTTATTCTTTTACCTCTTTCGTCGAAGAAACTCATGTATTCTAACGGGAAATTTATCCATATGTTTGAGCCCTCGGGGATTTGCATGGTGCTCCTAACCCTTATCCTATGGCTATCAGTGACTATATGGAGGATGCCGAAGCCTTTCCCTAAATCCTCGAAGGTTTCAACTTTGAAGCATGCCCAGCCCTTCTTCTCCTTCGCGCTTACCTCTACATGCTCCGGCCTTATCCCCACCTTGACCTTTTTAATATCACTTGGAAGCCTCATGTCGGGCGGAAGGGTGATGCTGAAATCCCTCAGTTCGATCCTATCGCCCAGGTTTTCACCCTCCAATATGTTCATGCCAGGTGAACCTATGAAGAAGCCTACGAATGCCGTGTTGGGTCTAGCATATATATTATCGACGGTGTCGAACTGGGCTACTCTCCCCATCTCCATTACAGCTATTCTTTCAGCGAAAGTCAAGGCCTCCGTCTGATCATGGGTTACGTAGATGGTTGTCTGCTGCAAAGTTTCTTGGATCCTCTTTATCTCAGTCTTCAGATAAACCCTCCTATCTGGCTCGATCGATGATAATGGCTCGTCGAAGAGGAATACTTTGGGTTTACGTATCAGAACTCTCCCTATGGCGACCCTCTGCTTGTCTGCAGGGCCTAAGCTTGGGGCATGGTGGTTAAGTAGATCCTTAAGCCCTATAGACTCCGCTACCTCCAAGACCTTCCTTCTTTTCTCTTCCTTAGGGATCTTCAGGTTTAAAAGCGGGAACATGAGGTTATCGTATACGCTCATTGAGTAGACGACAGGGAACTGGAATACTATGGCGACATCCCTCTGCTCCGGCGGCAGCTCCGTTACATCCTGGTCGTCGAAATAGATCCTGCCTTTGGTTGGCTTTAATAACCCAGCTATTATCTTGAGGATTGTGGTCTTCCCGCATCCCGATGGGCCCAGTATCGCGTTTGCGGTTCGATCCTCGAATGTTAGATTTATATCCTCCACCGCATTCGTCTTCCCATTATAGCTATGCGTTATATTTTCAAGGACTACCCTAGCCAATTTTACCCGCACCTCACTCCCGTCTTCTATATTTTGTGATTAGAGCCCCGGTGCTCTTACTGAATATGTAGAAGTCGGATGGATTTACATATACCATTATCTTCTTCTCCAAGATTTTCTCATATGGTACATACATAGTTAAGGTGGAATCGTTCCATTTTATCCTAATGGTCATTTCTGATCCTGCTAGTTCCTGTAGCTCAAGGTCTGAGGGGATCTCCACCATCCCCTCGCCCTCGCGCGTCAAGTAAATGTTATAGGGGTATACCCCTACTATGTATTCGGTCTCCCCTTCAGGCAGGTTTAAATGGGTTGCATCTAGCTCCAATTTACCTGAGACGCTTAGGATGGCTCGCCCGTTCCTCCGCATCAATATCGCATCTAGCAGGTTCATGGGAGGAGTGCTGTAGCGCCTTGCAGCAGTAACGTTTACAGGGTTCTCATAACACTCCTTCACCCGCCCTGTCTGGATGACCCTCCCATTTTCTAGGAAGATCAACTTATCCGTGAGGACCAGGGCTTCTTCGGGTGATGGGGTCGCGTAAATTATCGTCGTCTTCTTCAGGGATAATATTTTTTTGAGCTCAACCTTCATGCTCTCCCTCAGCTTATAGTCCAGGTTTGTCAATGGCTCGTCCAGTAAATAAACAGCGGCGTCTTTAACCAAAGCCCTGCCTAAAGCCACCCTCTGGGCTTCCCCGCCGCTCAGCTCATACGGTGACTTCTCCAGTAACTCTTTGATTCTCAAAAGCGATGCCATTTCCATTACTTTCTTATCAACTTCGCTCCTCGGTAATCCCCCGACCCTTAAGGGTGAAGCTATGTTATCGTAAACCGACATGTTCGGGTATAGGGCGAACGACTGGAATATTACCCCCACGTTTCTCTTCTGGGGTGGGATGTTCGTTACATCCTTGCCGTCGAAGAATACCCGGCCCTTATCTGGTTTCAGGGTTCCCGCTATGATCCTTAGGAGCGTGGTCTTGCCAGCGTTGGCGGCGCCAAGTATCGATACGAAGGCTCCGGATTCCACGGTGAACGACACATCATCCAATACTTTCCTACCTAAGAAGCTTTTCTCAACACCCTCAAGCTCTATTTTCGTCATGGAACTACCCCCGGAGTAATATTGTGAAGAAGGCTGCGAGCCCAGGTATTATCGCGTACCTCATGGGAAATGGCGTCTTCAACCATAGTATGCCTATGATTATCATGACGGCTAAGCCTAAGAATATCCTATCTCCCCTTGTCGTGGCTATTGGTAGAAAGCCTTTCCTGGGAATGTCGGACCTCCATTTAAGATCCAATACAGCCAATATTATAAAGAATGTTATTAACGCGCCGAGGAAGATTAATGTCTCCCGGGTCCAGAACATCCACTCCAGCATTTTTATCTCCTCTATCTCTATATCCTCCCGAATGTGAAGCCTTTCGCTAGATAGGCCCTAGCCCAGTAGAGGAGCGCTATCCCAGGGATCATAGTTAGTACACCTGCCGCAGATGCTATACCGTACTCTACTCCCCAGCCCACCCTACCCAGGGAGATCATCAGCTGCGCCGTGAGGGGTTTAGAGTGCACCGAAGAGATTATGCTGGCTATGAACATTTCTGACCAAGTATAGATCCATACGAAGAAGCTTGTTACTCCGATGCCGGGTAGGCATAACGGGAGGAAGATCTTCCGGAAGTATCTGGCTAAACTATATCCGTCGATGAAGGCTGCCTCATCTATCTCCCTTGGGATCGAGGCCATGAAGCTTGCGAGCAGCCAGACCGAGATGGGGACGTTGAACACCATGTAGGCCATGACCAGTCCATGGAGCGTATCCCAGATACCTATGGCACGCCACATGACTAAGTAAGGTAGTATTAAGCATGCAGGAGGAGTCATTCGGTTGGTTAAAAACCAGAAGAATAGATGCTTATTAGCCATGAATTTATGCCGGGAAATAGCGTAAGCTGCAGGGATTCCAAGTATGAGTGAAACTACGACGCTTGATGCCGAGATTATCAGGGAGTTAGTGATTCCGGATCCGCCGATGCCCCCGAAGCCGCTTATTACGTCATTCCAGTTCTTCGTGAACATGTCCGGAACTAGGGAGCCTGTCTCGATGTGTGGCTTACTGGAGAGCGAGACCGCTACTAAGTAATATAACGGAAACGCGAACACTACTGCCGCACCTATCAGGAACGCATATCTTATCAGGGTCTTCACGGATACTTTCATTATATCAGCCCCCTTCCCCTTGTCATTACTATTAGCAGGAGGTAGCATAGCATTAAGACTATAAAGTTATAGATTAGAGATCCAGCCGCTCCAATCCCTATTATCCATTGGTCTATAGCTATTGTCTTTAAATATTGACTGATGTACTCGTTGGTGAGCCCTGGACCACCACCAGTGAGTATTATTACTTCATCGTAGATTTTCAGGCTATCTATCAGCCTAATTAATGATACAAAGACTAATGGGAACGATATAGCGGGCAACTCGATATACCTGAAGATCTGCCATCTCGTAGCTCCCTCAGTCTTCGCAGATAATATAGGCGTCCTATCCATCCCCGCCAGCCCGGCTGATGCCACTATTGTTACAAGGGATGTCCAATGCCACATATCCATTAATATTATGGTCCAATACGCATGGGAGGGTATCCTAAAGGGATCGTATCCAAGTTTCATTAATGCTGCTAATTGACCTAAGGGCCCTGCGGTCCTGATCAGTAGCCTCCATAGTAGTCCTATCGATATCGGGGGGACTAGGGCAGGTATGATTATGAAAGTGGAGATTATAGTGTTAACTCTACTTTTTTCATAGAGTAGGAATGCCAATAGGAGTCCGAGGGGAATCTCTATGGATAGGACGGTTGCGCTGAATATTACGTTTCTACGTAATGCATCTATAAACCTAGGCTCGGAGATTATCTTTCTAAAATTATTGAATGCGACGAATACATTCTGCTCAGCGTAGGGAGTTTGAACGCTATAATTTATTAAGACTAAGAACGGAACTAGGCCCACAACCAAGACCGCGATCACGGCAGGAAGGATTAGATATTTCGACACTCTTGATCTCCCCACTCACTGGTACTAATTTCGAGAGTTCTTATACTTATAAATCTTATCCATCATTTATCGAGTTGCCCTTTATGCTTGGAGGCACATCCAGAAATGTTCTCTAGAGAGTAGGGACCCGTTGGATGGGAATTACCCTCAGCATATATTTGAATCTCCATACCCGATAAGGCATATATTGGAGGCTTTTGCTACCTTAGGTGCAAAGGCTTAAATATATGAACCATTAACTAATACCTGACCTACCATGACAGAAGAGAAAGTTTCCAGAAGAAGTTATGTAAAATATGCAGGTGCCGGGGTAGTCATAGTGGCAGGAGCCGCCGCCGGAGCATATTACGCGACTAGACCTAAACCAACACCGACACCCACGCCAACTCCAGGAGTAACACCAACACCCACACCGACACCGAAGCCTACACCAACGCCGACGGTAAACCCGTACATCCAGGCTGCACATGACATGGCGAACTGGATAGGTAATGAAACGGTTCTCACCAAGGATCAGCTTATAAAAGAGTTGGAGCATTTCGCAATAGCCTCCGAGCCCTACAGGGGTACGACCCTTACGGTGATGTATGAGGCTGTCCCAGGCGCGGTATGGGAGGAGGAACACCTCGGAGAATGGTTCACCAAGGTGACAGGAATCAAGGTAAAATGGGAGGCTATGTCAAACTACGATACGATCCTCAAGTCCCTGGAAGACCAGAGGACCAAGGCAGGCATCTACGACCTTGTGGGCACCGATCAGGACATGATGGCCTTCTACATATACTACCAGAGCGCGGTTAACATCACGGAGCTGCTGAAGGACAAGCCCGAGCTCACCCCACCCTTCTTCGATCCGGAGGACTTCTACGCCAGGGCGAGCTACAGCGACTCGAAAGGGAACCTCTACGCCCTCCATGCTTACAACGCCTTCGCAGGCACCGTCTACAGGAGGGATTGGTTCACTGATCCCAAGGAGAAGGAGGCTTTCGAGAAGCAGTACGGCTACGAGCTTAAGACGCCTCTGCAGTGGGCTAGAGATGCCCTGAAGTCCGGAAATGTTAAAGACGACTGGACCACGGATAAAGCGAGAGATGTCGCCGAGTTCTTTACCCGCCCAGGCGAAGATAAATGGGGAACAATAACTGGAGTCAGAGCCGGAGACCACATGGGCTGGTACATTGCCGACGGCTTAGACGACTGCTTCCAGCTCGCCTCACCAGCGCCCGAAGGGAAATGGCCCCTAGAGGTCCCAACGATCTCCCCTGTGACCACCCCATGGGGAATAAAGATAGATGAGAACAATGTTATCTGGGGAGCCTCTACGGCGGAAGGAGGCACCCTGGACAGCGAGGCAGGCCAAGCATGCTATAAATGGTGGTTCGAGGACTGCCTAAAGTTCTGTCCTCCAAAAGCATACGAGATGGACATAGTTGAGGCGCACAACGCATTCGCCTACGACGGTAAATATGCCTTCATGTGTCCATTCTACTTCCACTGGGCTGCATCGGTACTCCCAACCCCAGAGTCCAAAGTTAAGGGCGTGTTCGAGTTCGGGCCATACTTCGTCTACGCGCCGGCATGGCATCCGAGGAAGCCGAGGGGCTACATAGACCCATCGGGATGGGTTATATCCAACTACTCGAAGAACAAGGAGGCGGCATTCCTCTTCGCGGCCTTCATGACATCTAAAGCGGTGGAGCTGAAGAAGAACCTTTCGCTCGGTCTCAGCGTTAGGACGTCTACGATGAACCATCCGATGTATAGAGCCAAGGATGAAGAGTGGGGACACATGCTAACGATGCTTGATGACTTCGCCAAGTTACAGTTCGGAACGGACAACAGGCAAGTGCTCTACCCATACCTGCTTCCATTGGCAAGAGACGTAGGCATAGACGCCCTAGAGAAAAAGATGAAAGGCGCAGATATAGCTAAAAAGGTCGCCAGCGAAATAGACAAGTGGATAAAGGATAATGGCTGGTACCAAAAGAAAATAACCATATAAAAACCATTAAACCCCTTTTTTAATTTTTTATCATCTTAGCTTTGTTTAGGGTTATTACTGGGCGTATTCCACCTAAGAGCCATGCTCGATGCTAATCCGTTCTGAGGCAGCAATATTAAAGACTTTACATCTGATGTAGGGATAGAAGAAAATGCGTGAAACTTTAACTGGAAACTTCATCCGATGTTTAGGGGATGTTCATTTGGTGTTGGAGGATACTTAATACGCCGGATAGGAGATGCCTTCCTTTGGTTGAATACGATGTGGTTTTGATACATCCTCCAAGCTTCTACGACTTTAGAAGGAGTATATGGTTCCCGGGACCTATAGACAGGACCGTACCTAATTACACGCCAGCATTCATCATGTTTCCCGTAGGCCTTGTAAGTATGGGCGCTTATCTCCAAGATAATGGTTTTAAAGTTAAAATAATCAACTTGGCTGAAATGATGGTGGTAGACAAAGGTTTCGATGCAGATGATTTTCTAAAGGGGTTAAACTCGAAGGTATATGCTGTAGATCTTCACTGGGCAGTCCATTCCCAAGGAGCCGTAAAGGTTGCGCAGATCTGTAAAGAGCATCACCCCGATTCTAAGGTGGTTCTAGGAGGACTAACGGCCACCTGTTTCGCGGATGAGCTGGTATCAAGTTTCAACTTTATCGATTGCGTGGTGAGGGGGGAGGGAGAGGAGCCCCTTCTTAGGCTGGCGGCCGATATCGACAATTCGAAGATCTTCCACAGGACTCCCAACCTCACGTTTCTAGATGAAGATAAGAATGTGAGGAGAACGGAGAGTATTAGGGTACTTGATAGCATAGATCCCCTCGATTTCACAAGATTAGAGCTTGTGGAACCGATTACCCGTACAATAACCTCCGCATTTCATAGATCTAAACTCTGGAATATACCCATATGTAGAGGGTGCAGTTTAAGCTGTGTTACTTGCGGAGGCTCAAGCTACAGCTATCGGAGATTAATGAATCGGAGCAGCCCTGCCTTCAGATCTCCTGAAAAGATACTCGAGGACCTCATGATATTGGATGGGAAGGGGATCAACTCCATATTCTTATTTCAGGATCCCCGTCTTGGAGGTGAGAAATATGTGAGGCGATTGTTTGAGGCTTTGAAGGGGGCAGGATGGTCCAACATTACGAGTATAGGGATCGAACTTTTTCACCCCGCTAGTAGGTCATTTATAAGATGTTTAAGTGAGAATAGGCCTGCGGATCATATTGGGTTATCCATCTCCCCGGAATCCGGCCTAGAACCTGTGAGAAAGGCTCAAGGACGAGAATATTCCAACGATGAGCTCCTGAAGACTTGCCGTTACTGTATGGAGTATGATATCCCCTTGGGGATATTCTACATGGTCGCGTTGGGCAACGAAACCTTTGAGACGATTGAGGAGACTTGGAAACTATGGGAGAAGATATACTCATTGGAGAAAGGTTCGGGTAAGGCGCATCGTATATTCCAAGACTTCGGACCGATGGTACTCCTAGATCCGGGATCCTTGGCTTTTGACTATCCGGAGAGGCATGGATACAAGTTAATATTTAAAAATTTTCAGGATTATCATAGGGCTATGAACCTCCCTCATTGGTCCCAGTGGATAAGTTACGAGACCGCCAATCTGAGCCGGCTGGACATCGCGCATATGATACTTAAATCTGCGGAGAAGCTGCTTGAATATAAGATAAAGTTTGGTAGAATAACCGAAAATGAATATAAACATGAAAAGTTAATCCTGGATTTAGACAAGATATTTATAAAGAAGTTCGATGAGATCATGAAGATAAATGACGAGAAGGATCGCAACGCCAAGATCAAGGAGCTGGCGGAGATCTCCAAGGATCCACTCCTATCACTATCCTACATCCTCACAGAAAGCGAATAAGGTTACTTAAATCCTAAAATCCATTTCGTTTTACTCCCAAACAGCAGGGGCATGACGGTCGGAGGAAGATGCTATCCAAAGCAACTCAACATATACTTAATGGGCGGCGAGTTAAGCCCTCCATCCTCAAAACCTCTATTTACGTGAGGGAAGCTTGCTCCAAGTCGTTCTCCCACCGGTATCCTTAAGGTATTACGGAAAACTTTAAGATGAAAGGATGTTATGCAATACGGGATCTAAAATGACTGGATTAAAAGATGGTAAGATGAAGGCCGCCGTGGCATATGGACCTAGAAACATTAGGATTGAACTAGTGGATGTCCCGGCAATCTCCGATTATGAAGTGCTCATAAGGGTGAAGGTGATAGGAATCTGCCCCAGCGACGTTCGATCCTATGAGGGGGTCTATAAAAGGGAGATGTATCCGTATGGATTGGAGAGCTACGGTCTATCAGGTCATGAATGGTGTGGGGAGATAGTCGAGGTAGGAGGGAGCGTCGAAGAGTTTTCAGTAGGCGATAGGGTTGTACCTGAAATAATAATACCTTGTGGAACGTGTAAGTTCTGCAGGAAGGGCATGTCCAATATCTGCGCAAACAAGAGGAATATTACGAGAGGATACGCCGAGTACGCCAAAGCTCCAGCAGCCTTTCTATTTAAGATTCCTCCCAACGTAAGCTTCGAGGCAGCGGCGTTCACGGAGCCTATAGCCGTATGCCTCCATACAAACGAGATAATTTCGCCTAAACCGGGTGATAGCATACTAATAATTGGTGGAGGCCCGATGGGACTAATACATACACAGGTATCAAAGATGTCAGGAGCCACCGTGATTTTGAGTGAAGTGATCGAGGAGAGATTGAGGGCGGCGGAGAAGTTTGGCGCAGATTTCGTGGTTAACCCCATGGAGGAGGATCTAACTGGGAGGGTTAGAGAATTAACGGATGGGTATGGAGCTGACGCGGTAATAGTCGCTACGGGGAACAAGAACGCCATAGAGGCAGGGGTTAAAACCGTTAGCAATGCAGGTACAGTGGTGCTCTTCGGAGGCTCTTATCCCCCGGTTAGCGTCGAAATTGACCCGAACGTTATCCATTATGGGGAGATAAGGATAACGGGAAGCTACGATCACACGCCCATCCATACCGAGAGAGCTTTAAGGATCCTCTCCAAGAACCTCATAAACGTGGAAGATTTGATATCTAGAACCTTCAGCCTCGACGAATTGGAGAGGGGATTCGAGACCGTGAAGAAGGGTGAAGCACTTAAAGTGAACATTAAACCTTAGGAGGGAAATTAAGCGGGGACGGGATGGGGAAGGCCCCCTATTGAGAAGTCGTACAGGGCCACGATTAAGCTTTGCCGGCTGAAAATAAGATCTTATTCTTGTTTTTTATATATTCTTTTAACTCGCTCCTCGCGATCTCCAGATATTTTTTAGGATCGTATTCTCCTGGATGTTCAGCGAAGAATTTCCGGCTTATGGCGGTGAAGATCAGTTTAATATCTGTGTCGAAGTTGACCTTGCAGACGCCCCTCCTGATGGCTTCTTGGAGCTGATCTTCCCTGACCCCTGCGGTACCCATCATGCTTCCACCATGGGCATTTATCATGTCGACGTATTTCGAGGGCACCGATGAGGCCCCGTGGAGAACCAATGGAAATCTACCAACTCTGTCTCTTATCTCGTCGAGTATGTCAAACCTTAGCTTCGGGGGGCCTTCCTCCAGCTTGAACTTGTAGGCACCATGCGCAGTCCCTATAGATACGGCTAAGCTATCCACTTCGGTTCTACTTATGAAATCCTCGGCTTCTTCCGGTTTCGTAAACTTCTCTTCAGGGGTGACGCGCTCCTCGATTCCAGCTATGCCCCCCAACTCACCTTCAACCGGCACATCGTACTCATGGGCGTACTCCACGACGCTCCTAGTCAACCTAACGTTCTCCTCGTATGGCAGGAAGGACCCATCTATCATCACTGAGGAGAAACCCCAGTCTATGCATCTCTTGCATACTTCTAAACTGTCGCCGTGATCTAAGTTCAACGCCACAGGGACGTCATAGCCCTTCTCCCTTATGGACTGGATGGCCCCTTTAACCATAGACATCAGACAGGCGGGGTTCGTGTAATCCAGGTTACCCCTCAATATCTGCAATATGACGGGTGAATTCGACTCAGCACATCCATACAGGATTCCCTGGAGCTGCTCCAAGTTATAGAAATTGTATCCGGGAACGGCGTAGCGATCTCTTAAAGCCCTCTTAAACATTCTTCGCGTATTCACCAAGCCTAAATCCTCGAAGTTTCTGACGGTGAATTCCTTAATATCCATCAATTTTCGCCAAAGCCTGACCTGATCGAGGCTCATACTAGAGGACACCCGCAAACTAACTTTTCAGGCGGCCACTCTCCAATGAATGACAAGAAACGTTTAAAATTTTAATAGGATTTAACTACTAAGCTCGAATTTTGAGCATGAATAGATTGTAACGTCACTGGATGGTTACTTGATGGTTTCGAGGGCTTCTTTAACGTCCATATCTTCATGTACGAGCCCTTTGATGGCTGCGACTATCTTTTTCGCGGCCCTATGCTGCCATATGTTCCTCCCTATGGCGACTCCTTTGGCTCCCGAATCGATGCTTTCCCTAACCATCCTTATGAGGCTCTCATCATCCCCTATTTTCGGTCCCCCAGCAATCACTATGGGCACCGGACATGCCTCGACTACCCTCCTGAAGGTTTCACGGCTTCCGGTGTAGACGGTCTTAACGATGTCGGCACCCAGCTCCGCAAGGATCCTCGCCGCTTTCTTAACAATGTCTGGTTCAAAGGCAGGGTTCCCATCTGGATCCATCGGAAGGTACTCCGCCATATATGGAATGCCCAATTCTCCGCATTTCAGAGCAACGCGCTTAATCTTCTCCTTTAACGCATCGTCAGGTGGAACGACACCTAGATATGTGGTTTTGACAGCGACGGCATCAGCCTTGAGGGCTTCCATTACACTATTTTCGTCATATTCCGTGGTAGCTACGAGGGCTACCCTGCCCGCTATTTCCGAGACATAATTTTTTAAGATACCTACATTCATCATCACTGCATCCGCACCCGCCTTCGAGACCAAATTAATGGTCTCACCCATGTTCTCTAACCCATCCACTATGCCATATGCTCCATGATCCATGGCCACTATGAAGACCTTGCCATCACCTCTGAACAACCTATGCATCCGGTTACTCTTCCCCATAGACGACATAGCTGGCACCCAGCCATATTCCTAAATAATCCTATTTAAATGAAGCGCCCCCGCACTGATGCAATTCATTTAAAAGAAGCGAGATTAAAAAGGCTCAAGCTCTCCCCTAGAAAGAATTTTGTATAGGTTTCAACTATTTTTACATTGGTTTTCGGTGGTTAGAGACGAATGGCGGTAGGTAATTACCTAATGGGGATAGATGCAGGTTGCACGACCGTTAAGACTGTCATATTTAGCCTGCAAGGAAGGGAAGTTGCCGTCGCCAGGGAGAAGCTTCCGAACTTACATCCCGCTCCAGGCCGGGTTGAAAGGGATATGGAGGCACTCTGGAGCCTTACCAAGGAGGTGATAATAAGGGCCCTGAAGATGAGCAATATTCCCCCTAGGGAGATCTTGGGTTTAGGCGTCTCCGGGCATGGCGATGGATTGTACCTCCTCGACGAAGATGGAGAGCCTGTTCGAAACGGTGTCTTATCTCTTGACAGCAGATCCTCCCCTTTAGTCAAGCGATGGGAGGAGGACGGGATTGTAGACGAGGTCTTTCCCATAATTGGACAAAGACTTCACGCATGTTCGCCATCGAGCATACTCGCATGGATGAAGCATGAGGAGGAGGGGAGCTATAATAGGGCGAGGTGGATCCTCTTCTGCAAGGATTTCATAAAATTCAAACTTACCAATGTTATATGCACTGATGAAACCGATCCGAGCGCGTCGCTAGTTAACGTTAGGACGAGGAAATATGCAGACGAAATCTTCGAAACTTTAGGCATCGAGGAGTGTAAAGGTAAGCTACCGGAGATCATACCAGGATGGAGGACGTGTGGCGAGGTAACCGCTCAGGCTTCAAGGGAGACCGGGTTGATGGAGGGGACGCCGGTAGCCTCGGGGCTTCACGATATAGATGCAACCGCTCTAGGCTCAGGATGCTTGGAGAACGGCCAAATGGCGATGATAATTGGTACCTGGACGATAAATGAGGTGATCCAGGATAGACCTCTACTTGACCCGATGAAGCTGTGTCAGACTCGAACTTTCGGTGCTCCAGACCGTTGGCTGCTCCTCAACGCGGATCCAGCCTCGGCGGCTAACCTGGACTGGTTTATCGAACAGTTTTGTGATCATGAGAGGCTTAGAGCCGAAAGGTTGGGCATCAGCCCTCATGTCCTATGCGATGGAGAGGTTGAGACGGTCGAAGTTGGCGCAGGAGGGATAATTTATCATCCATTCCTCTATGGTTCGCTGGATATGCCGAAGGCGAAAGCTGGTTTCTATGGAATCGCCGGATGGCACGGTAGGGCACATCTCCTGAGGGCACTATACGAGGGGATAGCCTTCGCAACTAACATGTGCGTTGAGAATCTGAAGAGGGTAACCGAGATAAAGGAGGTTAGGATTGCGGGCGGCGGCGCGA is a window from the Candidatus Bathyarchaeota archaeon genome containing:
- a CDS encoding NAD(P)-dependent oxidoreductase; this translates as MMNNMVGFIQALEERDSAKAFIRVGLVGAGKMGKAIIHQASATKGVKLVAVAEKELPRAYAALRELGYHGGLVECSDDPAELSKAIDKGVVALTAKASNLVEIPGIDVIIDATGEVEVGAQLGYTAITNRKNFVMMNAEADATIGPILSKLASTAGVVYSGDLGDEPGTIMHYLYEPFASLGFKVIAAGKGKNNPLNRYATPETLKSEAEARGLNPAILVSFVDGTKTMVEMTVLSNATGLTPDVRGMHGPTARVEELGKIFKGKEAGGILDDEGVVDYVIGIAPGVFTVVDIPDEEVRSNLDYLKVGEGPPYAFYRPYHLPGTETLLTAVWAVHYRRSIINAKGHFSDAIAIAKRDLEAGETLDGIGGSTCYGSIEKRTIAREEALLPIG
- a CDS encoding ABC transporter ATP-binding protein is translated as MARVVLENITHSYNGKTNAVEDINLTFEDRTANAILGPSGCGKTTILKIIAGLLKPTKGRIYFDDQDVTELPPEQRDVAIVFQFPVVYSMSVYDNLMFPLLNLKIPKEEKRRKVLEVAESIGLKDLLNHHAPSLGPADKQRVAIGRVLIRKPKVFLFDEPLSSIEPDRRVYLKTEIKRIQETLQQTTIYVTHDQTEALTFAERIAVMEMGRVAQFDTVDNIYARPNTAFVGFFIGSPGMNILEGENLGDRIELRDFSITLPPDMRLPSDIKKVKVGIRPEHVEVSAKEKKGWACFKVETFEDLGKGFGILHIVTDSHRIRVRSTMQIPEGSNIWINFPLEYMSFFDERGKRIKI
- a CDS encoding ABC transporter ATP-binding protein; translation: MTKIELEGVEKSFLGRKVLDDVSFTVESGAFVSILGAANAGKTTLLRIIAGTLKPDKGRVFFDGKDVTNIPPQKRNVGVIFQSFALYPNMSVYDNIASPLRVGGLPRSEVDKKVMEMASLLRIKELLEKSPYELSGGEAQRVALGRALVKDAAVYLLDEPLTNLDYKLRESMKVELKKILSLKKTTIIYATPSPEEALVLTDKLIFLENGRVIQTGRVKECYENPVNVTAARRYSTPPMNLLDAILMRRNGRAILSVSGKLELDATHLNLPEGETEYIVGVYPYNIYLTREGEGMVEIPSDLELQELAGSEMTIRIKWNDSTLTMYVPYEKILEKKIMVYVNPSDFYIFSKSTGALITKYRRRE
- a CDS encoding carbohydrate ABC transporter permease, whose amino-acid sequence is MKVSVKTLIRYAFLIGAAVVFAFPLYYLVAVSLSSKPHIETGSLVPDMFTKNWNDVISGFGGIGGSGITNSLIISASSVVVSLILGIPAAYAISRHKFMANKHLFFWFLTNRMTPPACLILPYLVMWRAIGIWDTLHGLVMAYMVFNVPISVWLLASFMASIPREIDEAAFIDGYSLARYFRKIFLPLCLPGIGVTSFFVWIYTWSEMFIASIISSVHSKPLTAQLMISLGRVGWGVEYGIASAAGVLTMIPGIALLYWARAYLAKGFTFGRI
- a CDS encoding sugar ABC transporter permease; amino-acid sequence: MSKYLILPAVIAVLVVGLVPFLVLINYSVQTPYAEQNVFVAFNNFRKIISEPRFIDALRRNVIFSATVLSIEIPLGLLLAFLLYEKSRVNTIISTFIIIPALVPPISIGLLWRLLIRTAGPLGQLAALMKLGYDPFRIPSHAYWTIILMDMWHWTSLVTIVASAGLAGMDRTPILSAKTEGATRWQIFRYIELPAISFPLVFVSLIRLIDSLKIYDEVIILTGGGPGLTNEYISQYLKTIAIDQWIIGIGAAGSLIYNFIVLMLCYLLLIVMTRGRGLI